One genomic region from Octopus sinensis linkage group LG13, ASM634580v1, whole genome shotgun sequence encodes:
- the LOC118765860 gene encoding uncharacterized protein LOC118765860, which produces MSDVLHRPGFRTRLRKGARNFFSRLIPCVRRPKLEDPLEDDTDFSSPLSSDISLMTTTEEDFPRNLNQSAIACREDSPPRDFDQCERTSSEGKYQKYMAFLNICGHIIILCYVVLL; this is translated from the exons ATGTCCGACGTTCTACACCGCCCGGGCTTCCGCACACGACTTCGTAAAGGAGCTCGAAACTTTTTCTCAAGATTAATACCCTGCGTACGACGACCGAAACTTGAAGACCCTTTGGAAGATGACACAGATTTTTCTTCACCGTTATCATCAGACATCTCCTTGATGACAACTACAGAAGAAGATTTCCCGAGAAATCTCAATCAATCTGCGATAGCTTGTAGAGAGG ATTCCCCACCTCGTGACTTTGACCAATGTGAACGAACTTCCTCTGAAGGTAAATATCAAAAATACATGGCCTTCTTAAATATCTGTGGACATATTATTATACTGTGCTATGt AGTGCTTTTGTAG